Proteins from a single region of Pseudarthrobacter sp. NIBRBAC000502772:
- a CDS encoding J domain-containing protein, whose product MTSQPDYYDVLRVKPAASQQEISRAYRVLMRTHHPDLDGGATDGAKAGGDPTRAELLRIMQAFAVLRDPARRAAYDRSRTGNSMQGADPIEIPVRKVGRRDVPAGGTIRITPVRWESGPWA is encoded by the coding sequence ATGACCAGCCAGCCGGACTACTACGATGTGCTGCGCGTGAAGCCTGCTGCCAGCCAGCAGGAGATCTCCCGCGCCTACCGGGTGCTGATGCGCACCCATCATCCGGATCTCGACGGCGGTGCAACAGACGGCGCCAAAGCTGGTGGCGACCCAACCCGTGCCGAGCTGCTGCGGATCATGCAGGCCTTCGCTGTCCTGCGGGATCCGGCGCGGCGGGCAGCCTACGACAGGAGCCGGACCGGCAACAGCATGCAGGGCGCCGATCCGATCGAGATCCCCGTCCGAAAGGTCGGTCGCCGGGACGTGCCAGCTGGCGGCACCATCAGAATCACGCCCGTGCGCTGGGAAAGCGGACCTTGGGCGTAG